A window of the Brachyhypopomus gauderio isolate BG-103 chromosome 14, BGAUD_0.2, whole genome shotgun sequence genome harbors these coding sequences:
- the LOC143475572 gene encoding lysine-specific demethylase 6B-like, with the protein MIKFGPNIDLSDPKRWKPQLQELQKLPAFMGVSSSGNMLSHVGHTILGMNSVQLYMKVPGSRTPDLHPQCMGRTT; encoded by the exons ATGATCAAATTCGGCCCCAACATTGACCTCTCTGATCCAAAAAG gtggaaaCCTCAGCTCCAGGAGCTACAGAAGTTGCCAGCATTCATGGGTGTGTCCTCTAGTGGCAACATGCTGAGTCACGTAGGCCATACCATCCTGGGCATGAACAGTGTGCAGCTCTACATGAAGGTCCCAGGCAGTCGCACACCAGATCTGCACCCTCAGT GCATGGGGAGGACTACCTAA
- the LOC143475486 gene encoding E3 SUMO-protein ligase KIAA1586-like, translating into NGVIAKLKHDFPNVKFIHCIAHRLELAVHDSLKSVCGCNHFEMFISKLYSLFHQSHKTARLLQEAADDLNIQILKIGQVFTVRWVASSFNAVRAVWRSYPALAKHFTTESENKCHSDSVRKKYTGLLKHLTRAGFLSDLACMKDVLRELQSLSLKLQRRDTTLVDSNNFIQQTTEILTAMKLQGGKSATKAQQSILTGLFKGVKFTGERAGKINSPQFYQAVVDNLNARLPSDDLVQLLRPLHKSSWPQKREELILFGETEVHKMAKLLGEPTREAIEEFREYKLQGTQEGEILKRLLIASKTYLATSAECERGFSAVNDMTGNHEINSVQRVCLLFFLWTLMDHLWRSLTLLLL; encoded by the coding sequence AATGGAGTCATCGCAAAACTAAAACACGACTTTCCCAATGTAAAATTCATTCATTGCATAGCTCACCGACTGGAATTAGCTGTGCATGACTCCTTGAAATCTGTGTGTGGATGCAATCATTTTGAAATGTTCATCTCAAAACTATACAGCTTATTTCATCAGTCACACAAAACTGCTAGATTGCTACAGGAAGCAGCAGATGACCTTAACATTCAAATTTTGAAGATTGGCCAGGTCTTCACTGTAAGGTGGGTTGCTAGTAGTTTTAATGCAGTGAGAGCTGTGTGGAGGAGTTACCCAGCTCTGGCAAAACATTTTACAACTGAGAGTGAGAACAAGTGTCATTCTGACAGTGTGAGGAAGAAGTACACTGGGCTGTTGAAGCACCTCACCAGAGCTGGTTTTTTGTCTGATTTGGCCTGCATGAAAGATGTTTTAAGAGAACTACAGAGCCTCTCTTTGAAGCTGCAGCGAAGAGACACAACACTTGTTGACAGCAACAACTTTATCCAACAGACAACTGAAATTCTAACTGCAATGAAACTGCAAGGTGGAAAATCAGCAACAAAGGCCCAACAGAGCATTTTGACTGGTCTGTTTAAAGGTGTTAAGTTTACTGGTGAGAGAGCAGGAAAAATAAACAGCCCTCAGTTTTACCAAGCAGTTGTTGACAACTTGAATGCCCGCCTACCAAGTGATGATCTTGTTCAATTACTGAGGCCTCTACACAAGTCCAGTTGGCCACAAAAGCGTGAAGAGCTTATCTTGTTTGGTGAGACTGAAGTGCACAAGATGGCAAAACTCCTTGGTGAACCTACCAGAGAAGCAATTGAGGAATTCAGAGAGTACAAACTACAAGGGACACAAGAGGGAGAGATTCTGAAGAGACTTCTAATTGCCAGTAAGACCTACTTAGCTACCTCTGCCGAATGTGAGAGGGGGTTTTCAGCTGTTAATGACATGACAGGAAATCACGAAATAAACTCCGTGCAAAGAGTCTGTCTTCTCTTCTTTTTGTGGACATTAATGGACCACCTTTGGAGATCTTTGACCCTACTCCTTTTGTGA